gagGTCGTAGGTATCCTTTAGTGGGTCAATAAAAAGGCTGGTTACAATGACCTATATAGGCACAAATTCAAATCGCCATTCCAATTTTGAAACGAACAATTGTCAAACTCCAATTGGTCAGCAATGCACAATGAGAAGTTTTTCCACGTGACTCACCGAGTGCAACGTAGTGATTCTCCAACAGCGCATCCTTGTGACCTTGTAGCGTTGCTCGCGGGCGGGAGGCGCGAGGCCGAGTAGTGTGAGCTCCTTAGACGCGAGGGACACACGGACCCGGCACGTGCCCTCACCGGCCTCTTCAGATATGTTGTTACATTCTGTCACTGCCTCCCCGGCTGGTATCCTCCCGTAATGTCGCAGGGTTTTTGCTAGTTCTAGGTACTggaaatattcaatataaaaaaactgcataaaaGGACTGCAATACGGTAGCTTACGAGCGTTCAATGGGAACCACCTCGCCGTCCGGGATATAAAGTAGCCTACAAATCTATCTACATAAATGCTATATCTTGAACAGAAATAAATTTCTAATggaaccagtagttcctgagattagggTGTTCAATCGAACCAACTCTTCAGCTCTATAACGTAAGTATAGATGATAAATGGGTAGGTAAACCGTTCTATAATGTTACATACTACAGTAACACATACATTTTGGAGAACTGAACTATaaactatacctacctatttatagaTCAACTCGGTATTTGGTCGAAAAGAACagggataaaaaaatatagcatggCATTAAAGATTGCCAAAGTCATAGTAATTCTGAGATAATCGTTTTATGTGCATGTTTTCCTTGAAAAACATTGTAGCATGAGTATTAGGAAGTTATATTTTGAAGTCGTTAACAGCCGCATTTCACGCCACTAGGTACCTAGCTCGTCAGTTTAATGACTGGTTACACATTCACATAATTAATGGGTCAGACcaatattatacatagttacCTAATGGATAGCTGCGATTCACGTCTAGAtgttaatcctacttatattataaatgtgaaagtttgtgagaatgtatggatgtatgtttgttattcaatcacgcaaaaacggctggaccgatttgattgaaatttggtatgtagataggtgaaaccctggattaacacataggatactttttatgaacacaccacgcgggcgcagccgctggcggaagctagtattttataatattaaaaatgcatttacCTGTTGCctgcaataaattaattttattgacagaATCAATCAATATTCagtataaatgttattaaatcaataaaaaaagtaaaaagacTATAAAATGTAATACAAATGATCCATGATTCATCCTGATAACTTTGTGTGAtgatatcagccattggtgacACAATCTTTTAACACTCTTAGTAGGAGGTATCTACAAATCGTTATTGAATATTTGATAAGTAATATGTAAATAGATTGGCATCCATTATAAGTATAAAGAGATTAtatgcaatttaaaaaatacataacatacttTTATTGAGCTCAAAGGAAGCTATTAGGAATGTAAACAAAACTATATTCCTTTCATATAGTTCTAGAATTATAATTAACCCTGTGTAACATGAAAAAAGATCTGTCATCTTATGTTTGATATTGGAAAGAATTGCAAACTGGGGAGAACAAAGGTACTCTTATGCACGTAGGTAATACTATAGAACACAATTAGCTTTACAGTTGATGTGATCAAATAGCAATTATTCTTACTCTAATCAGAAACTAATGAATATAGTGAATCAATTGTTACACTTTTattagcaaatatttttataactacttaTTTTGTTTCGCTTCCTGTATTATATTACTATTACTAAAATGTACTTTATTGTAgtcaaaacaaacataaacttAATCAGCATAATAAACCCCAGGAATAAACAGAATGTTGAATATCAATTATGTGCCATTTACTTACACTATGTAGCTATGTATAACTCACTGCTCTCATTTGTTTGACCCAGCATTCTTAAAGATAAAGATGTTTATAGTAGCACATTGTATCTAAAGTATGCCAGTGAGAATACCAACCATATAATCTTTCAAGTAATTACAGATTATTGACAGGTTTAGGTGAGAAGGTAATCTTTGCAAATTATTATTGATGagtttttattatatcttatCTCTGTTCTAATCCTGCATATTGCAGTAACCATGATTCACTATGGTTATTACAATCCTAAGataaacaacaataatacatacctctttcttttgttttttagatTCATGTGCAGAAAGTAATTCTTTAGTTTGTGGGTCTGCTGTTAACCAGCCCAAATCTAAGTCCTCTATTGTTTGAAGATATAATAGGTCCAATGAAACTCTGTCCATCATTAGGTTTACATCATAACAGGGGTCCCAGTAGCtataaaaaacatttgaatgtcataaaaatgaaaaagatgCATAAAATAATCCTCAGAAATAAtccgtggggtccgagggcgcaccttcttgctagggatatttcccagcgctgGTTGatacttcccgggacccaaagactggcttttattttgtacagaggttgagcattgccatccaacgtggcaatgctgccagtcttttgggtacattacccagtgacagcgatgaggagcaattttttgatgcactgtattagttttaagttgtatatatatataagtttattttattttattttcaattaatgtaaatatattgtgaataaataaaaacttttaatccTCAGAAAAGATTTAGATTTTCATTACCTTTTCCTCAAAACAATTTTATCTTCTGGCCTCACATATTTTTGGGATATATAAGGTGATTCATACTCCTCCAATTTTTTTAGTGCTGGCTGGCCATCTTTAGCGCAACTCCAATTGAAAAGgtataaggaaaaatatttgacCAACTCCTTGGGCAGGTTTATGTAGTTGCATGCAATATCTAATATTGTATTTGATGAGTCAGTTGATGACACAGACAGAGGTATTCTGTACCCATTCATCAGAGATATTTCAATTTCTACTTCATGCATCTTGACATTATGGGTCTCTTGTTGAGCGGAAAACAGGAATGTTATCAGAAGGTCAGATGTTGTAAACAAAGGGTTCTGGCCAACTGAAAAAGTCAACATATATTTGAATGCACAATTTCCTCAGGGTATTTCAATAAACGATTATTTATCTTGATTTAttgatacctacttacctagttGCATGTACTTTTCCAATAAGATTCTTCTCTCTTCGAGTTGTGAACTGGTGAGGAACAACTTTTTGGGTGGGAACTGTGGTAATTTGATATAGGGATTTTGCGCTTGTAACTGCTCATGTAAACTGAGCAGTTGTTTATACCGAGCAATGCAGTGGAAGACACCGTCGATGTGTATGTTGTAGCCCTAAAACAAAGTTACAACACTTAGCAGAAATTATTACTTATTCATTTGTGATTATTACATACGAAAATACCAACAATACATTAAATTTGGTTTGTAAGATTAAATTGtggtcattatttaaattaggcttcgcaaattattgtcaaaacaacaacaaaaaac
Above is a window of Helicoverpa zea isolate HzStark_Cry1AcR chromosome 1, ilHelZeax1.1, whole genome shotgun sequence DNA encoding:
- the LOC124637928 gene encoding sorting nexin-17: MHFSIPDSQQFHDDNGISYTGYNIHIDGVFHCIARYKQLLSLHEQLQAQNPYIKLPQFPPKKLFLTSSQLEERRILLEKYMQLVGQNPLFTTSDLLITFLFSAQQETHNVKMHEVEIEISLMNGYRIPLSVSSTDSSNTILDIACNYINLPKELVKYFSLYLFNWSCAKDGQPALKKLEEYESPYISQKYVRPEDKIVLRKSYWDPCYDVNLMMDRVSLDLLYLQTIEDLDLGWLTADPQTKELLSAHESKKQKKEYLELAKTLRHYGRIPAGEAVTECNNISEEAGEGTCRVRVSLASKELTLLGLAPPAREQRYKVTRMRCWRITTLHSIERSPTQNGHGSLLEDSNKNFELSFEYLISKDNLKWITLRTEHATFISVCLQSIVDELMRQKAGAGPISPRCSKRGSLTYLRRDGSSQVITPSSSSDTLSSTNGDSFNSGSSREIFSVQKLTEKFATVSFKPGRECVENNAFEAIGDEEL